The Chrysemys picta bellii isolate R12L10 chromosome 3, ASM1138683v2, whole genome shotgun sequence DNA window ACTAAGGAATTTTAGCAAAAAATTCCCACCAATGCTAGGACTAGTTCAGCTGAACTGGTGTAAGCACAAGTGAGAGCCCTAGTGTAGATGAGGTTCCAGTGGCTTCCAGTATTTTACCATGTTAGTGAAATATAAGGGAAGTGATACTGAATATAACATCCATGttcacattaattttttttttaaatatcaatttGGGAACTTATATGAAGTTCCCACAGAATCTCCATAACCGGCTGCACTGAGGTGCCTCGAAACCAAGGGCTCTTGTTGCAGAATTTAGGTCCCATTTGGTGAAGAGCACAAGGGCCTTTGGACTTCAGCTAATTAAATGGATTCTCccacactcactgttaaaaatctttaTATCACTCAGTTGTGTTCCTCATTCTATCTGTAAAGATACTCATAAATCCTAAAATTAGTGATcaagccaaaaccccattgacttctgtaAGACTTTGCCCTAATAAAATctaagcctccctccccctcacccccgcaAATTCTTTGCATGTGAGTATTCCTGTTGAATTGAATGAGACTACCCAGAGGTGTAAAGTTAGAAATGTGCTCAGAATGAATGAATATGAAAACTTCACATTTGTGCCCATAGATGGTAGGAAGCCATGGGATGAAAGGGTCTATTACGGATGTAAGGTACTAGCAATAAAAGTCTCATGTCAGGCCTACTTTTCAAAGTACCGTCAATGAGCTTAGTTTGCCTGCCTGAGTTATCGCCACACTGCCGTAGCGGTCTCATATTCAAAGCCAAAGCCGGCGCCACTGCCACAGAAATTGAGTGGGTGAAGCTGCTGCCAGCTATAGCACGATTATATGAACAAtgataatgaaaaagaaaatcagctgcTTCAGTAATAGTAAGGATGTGATGTAAACCAATAAGTGAGGAAACAGCTTCAAAAGTTTATTGCTGAAAACAACCTCTAAGGGCTTAGTACAATCTTGCTTTTGCATCTTTCACCCCCCTCCTTAATATGatgttaattttgtgtgtgtattaatGAGCCATTGATTGGAAAACTCATGAACTTCTAAAATCTCTTCCCGTATGGGTGTATCATAAAGAAATATGAACAAACATTATTGAACACAGCTGAAAATCTCCGGTTCCTATAGAAATGCAGCTTAATGTGGGATGCTTTAATGACATGGGATTTTTCATTTCAGACATGAGCCTCTGATGATGGGGGATTGGAACTTGCTAGGCAGCATCCTCGAGGAAGTGCACATCCACTCCACCATCGTGGGAAAAATCTGGCTCACTATCCTTTTCATCTTCCGGATGCTGGTGCTGGGAGTGGCTGCTGAAGATgtttgggatgacgagcagtctGAATTCATTTGTAACACTGAGCAACCTGGCTGCAGCAATGTCTGTTATGACAAAGCCTTCCCCATCTCTCTGATCAGATACTGGGTGCTTCAGATCATCTttgtctcttccccatccctagtGTACATGGGACATGCACTTTATAGACTTAGGGCCCTTGAGAAAGAGAGGCAGAAGAAGAAAACCCATCTGAGAGCCCAGCTGGAAGAGCTGGAGCCGGTCCCGGAGGAGCACAAGAGAATGGAGAGGGAGCTGAGGAAGTTAGAAGAACAGAAGAAAGTGAACAAAGCGCCCTTGAGAGGGTCCCTATTGCGCACCTACGTCCTGCATATCTTGACCCGCTCAGCGGTGGAAGTGGGCTTTATGATAGGTCAGTATCTTTTATATGGGCTTCAAATGTATCCCCTCTACAAATGCACTCGTCCTCCGTGCCCTAACACGGTGGATTGTTTTGTGTCTAGACCCACAGAGAAGACCATCTTTATGATTTTCATGCATAGCATCGCAGCCGTCTCCCTGTTCCTGAACATCCTGGAGATTATCCACCTGGGGATAAAGAAGATAAAGAAGACCCTGCatgggaggcagagaagagaggCAGCGATGGCAGAGGAGACAAGCATTTGCACCTTGAAGAAGAACTCAGTGGTGCAGCAAGTTTGCATCATGAGCAATTCCTCCCCCCAGAGCAGCTATAAACTGTTGCCAAACCAGCAGGGTGGGCTGCCTGTTTACCTGCCCCCAGTACAGGGATACAAAGTGCTTCAGGCACCTGCTGATCACTGCCAGAGGCCAGGAGGGATGGGTGCTGAGCAGCGCCGGTGCAGCACAGACAGGCCTAGAAGCGAGCAGCACCATGGACAGGTCCCTCGTCTCTACAAGCACCCGGAGCACCCCCGGGAAAGGGAGCAGCACtacagacagctccccaaccaGCACCTAGGACAGCCATCCCGACACCCTTCCTCCAGCAGCGAGGAGACCCACAAGCAGCCCCAGCAGGGCATcgagagctgcccagggagcgaACAGCACATCCCGGAGCCACCCAGGAATGCTGTGCAGCCGGCCAAGACCCCCACTAGTGCCGGTCCGCTGGAGATTCCCCAAGCCCTCCGCAATGTACTCCGCAAACACAGCCGGGTGGGCAGCTGCAAAGACTACGGGGACGATCGCGGTGACTCTCCAGACAGCGGGCACTATCAGGGCAATCGCAAGGCCAGCTTCCTGTCCAGGGTGCTGTCTGAGAACCAGCTGGCCAGTGACTCGGAGAGCTCCGACTCCAGGAACGGCTCCAGCTCTGAAGCCAAATGCAGAGAGGAGAGCAGCCCACCCATCACCCCACCACCCCCTTCTGCAATGGGACGCAGAATGTCCATGGTAAGTAACGCCAAGTGTCCTGCTCTCTAGTGTGAGTTACTGCTCTTTGGAAGGTGTCTGAGCCTTAGACAGGCCTCAGGATGGCCAGGCTGTGGCTGGGGAGTTGTTTGGATACAGTGACAAACGACATACCTGGCCTCATGCTAGTAGAGGGCCAGAGCCATCAATGGATAAATGGCAAAGGGATTGAAAAGAAAAACACGCCATTATTTCCTATACATGCCTCACAATCCCTGGAGGTTTCAAATCAAACTATCTCTCTGCTTAATTGGGATTGTCTTTTGCCTCTAAAGTGAATATTATCAGTAACAGATCATTCATCATTTTATTGGCTTTGGTCACTGAGGTTTCTTATATATTTAAACTATATAAATATATCCCCCAATTGATCTTTAAAGGATTTTACCATATCCTAGTAGAGGTTCATTCCAGTacaagaaattaaattaaaatcctgtccccactgaaatcaatgagaaaatTCCCCTCAGCTTGAGGGGGCAGGATTTCTCTTGGACTGTATCTTTGGGTTAAACTATTGCCTAAATTAGATTGTTATGTctttataaaaaaatgtaaaatttctactagattagggtttttttttgccataAAACACTGAATAATACAGCAAGTGGGTAATTTCATATTTAGCAACTGTTCATATTCCAAAACCACACAAGCTGTCTGAAAATAGCTTGTTTACTTTCGATTTTAATAAACAATTGTAATTTGGATCCAGATGCCAACAaagttgcattttaaaataatttaagctCAGCGGTTGCAAACCCTTAGTGAGGCTcactggcatgggggggggggcgcacagatTTCAATGAGAATACTCCAGTAAGAATGGATTTGCAGACCTTCAGATACTATCTTATACATTCTGAggcaaaaatgattttaaaagaaaacaagctTAATTTCAAAACACTGTGGGCCCTCTAACATGTCATTCCATTCCCCCCTATTCTTTAATAACTACCCTTTTTACACGTCTGAACCTCTGCCAAACAAGCAGAAAGTATATTTGTACATTATTCAGCACATTACCATTTATATCCGCCAGTTTCAATTGTGCCAGAGTTTCTATAACCCATATAGACAATCAGCAAATACCATACAGAAGAAAATATTCATTCTCTTAAATACAGTATCATCATTTTCCCTTTGTTGTTTCCAAGATTGCCTGGAGAGAGGGCTCAGAGTCCATCTTGCTGGTTTTCTATGAGGCTAAGGTCTCTtttctcctcagcaacacagactATCACAAGCAAATCATACCTGT harbors:
- the GJA10 gene encoding gap junction alpha-10 protein; translated protein: MGDWNLLGSILEEVHIHSTIVGKIWLTILFIFRMLVLGVAAEDVWDDEQSEFICNTEQPGCSNVCYDKAFPISLIRYWVLQIIFVSSPSLVYMGHALYRLRALEKERQKKKTHLRAQLEELEPVPEEHKRMERELRKLEEQKKVNKAPLRGSLLRTYVLHILTRSAVEVGFMIGQYLLYGLQMYPLYKCTRPPCPNTVDCFVSRPTEKTIFMIFMHSIAAVSLFLNILEIIHLGIKKIKKTLHGRQRREAAMAEETSICTLKKNSVVQQVCIMSNSSPQSSYKLLPNQQGGLPVYLPPVQGYKVLQAPADHCQRPGGMGAEQRRCSTDRPRSEQHHGQVPRLYKHPEHPREREQHYRQLPNQHLGQPSRHPSSSSEETHKQPQQGIESCPGSEQHIPEPPRNAVQPAKTPTSAGPLEIPQALRNVLRKHSRVGSCKDYGDDRGDSPDSGHYQGNRKASFLSRVLSENQLASDSESSDSRNGSSSEAKCREESSPPITPPPPSAMGRRMSMVSNAKCPAL